In a genomic window of Xenopus laevis strain J_2021 chromosome 5S, Xenopus_laevis_v10.1, whole genome shotgun sequence:
- the LOC108717485 gene encoding alpha-1,4-N-acetylglucosaminyltransferase: MSKGFRFCIILLISMACGFFYRKSGIQPSTPAYNPLPGSKNSSSSSTYLATNVSFSPISSMDVLKKGNGIIFIETTDRMKPPSLVLCAIESAARVYKDRSVVFFMKGLPDINTMEDELKARNHFPTLSSFDNVYFFPLQMEKVFSDTPLMPWYKKVNPKFERYWTHVSSDGCRLALIWKHGGIYMDSDIISMRPIPDVNFLAAESPQYSSNGVFGLMTHHIFSWKSMENFVQNYNGAIWGHQGPQLFTRILNQFCVIPQFKSTEDVKCGNISFLHPQRFYPIPYPAWRRYYEVWQNVQTFNDSYALHLWNFLNQKKKSMVPGSNTLIEHLYKQYCPTTYGALERNQSIYG, translated from the exons atgtcaAAAGGCTTCAGATTTTGTATCATACTCCTTATATCGATGGCCTGTGGATTCTTCTATAGAAAGTCCGGCATACAACCCTCTACTCCGGCATACAACCCTCTACCAGGAAGCAAAAACTCCAGTTCCAGCAGTACTTACCTGGCTACAAATGTCAGTTTCTCTCCCATCAGCTCAATGGATGTTCTAAAAAAGGGAAATGGTATTATATTTATTGAGACAACTGACAGAATGAAGCCACCATCTTTGGTATTATGTGCTATTGAATCTGCAGCCCGTGTGTACAAGGATAGGTCTGTTGTGTTCTTTATGAAGGGTTTACCAGACATAAACACAATGGAGGATGAACTTAAAGCACGCAATCATTTCCCTACCCTTTCATCTTTTGATAATGTCTACTTTTTTCCTTTGCAAATGGAAAAAGTATTCAGTGACACACCACTCATGCCATGGTATAAAAAG GTAAATCCTAAATTCGAAAGATATTGGACTCATGTAAGTTCAGATGGATGCAGGTTAGCCCTCATTTGGAAACATGGTGGCATTTATATGGATTCTGACATTATATCAATGCGGCCCATCCCAGATGTGAACTTTCTTGCAGCTGAATCCCCTCAGTATTCAAGTAATGGTGTTTTTGGATTAATGACTCACCACATTTTTTCCTGGAAAAGCATGGAAAACTTTGTGCAGAATTATAATGGAGCAATCTGGGGGCATCAGGGTCCACAACTTTTTACCCGCATTCTAAATCAGTTTTGTGTCATTCCTCAATTTAAATCTACAGAGGATGTTAAATgtggaaacatttcttttttacatCCTCAGAGGTTCTATCCTATTCCATATCCAGCCTGGAGAAGATATTATGAAGTCTGGCAAAATGTGCAAACTTTCAATGATTCTTATGCCTTGCATCTGTggaattttttaaatcaaaaaaagaaaagtatggtTCCTGGAAGTAACACACTGATAGAACATCTATACAAACAGTATTGTCCCACAACCTATGGTGCTCTTGAAAGGAATCAGTCAATTTATGgttag